Proteins co-encoded in one Metabacillus sp. KUDC1714 genomic window:
- the cotE gene encoding outer spore coat protein CotE, whose translation MSEYREIITKAVVAKGRKFSQCTHTISPSQKPASILGGWIINHNYDAQKNGKTVEVEGTYDINVWYSYNENTKTEVVTERVEYVDVIKLRYKDDNFIDDEHEVICKVLQQPNCLEVTISPNGNKIIVQAEREHLAEVIGETKVCVHVNPHGCDDDEEWEEELDDEFEDLNPEFLVGDVEE comes from the coding sequence ATGTCTGAATACAGAGAAATAATTACAAAAGCAGTTGTTGCGAAAGGACGCAAATTTTCACAATGTACACATACGATTTCACCATCGCAAAAACCTGCGAGCATTTTAGGTGGCTGGATTATTAACCATAATTATGATGCTCAAAAGAATGGTAAAACAGTTGAAGTAGAGGGTACTTACGATATTAACGTTTGGTATTCTTACAATGAAAACACAAAAACAGAGGTTGTAACCGAACGCGTAGAATATGTAGATGTTATAAAGTTAAGATATAAAGATGATAACTTTATTGATGATGAGCATGAAGTAATCTGTAAAGTATTACAACAACCAAACTGCTTAGAAGTAACGATTTCACCAAATGGAAACAAAATAATCGTTCAAGCAGAACGTGAGCATCTGGCAGAAGTAATTGGGGAAACGAAAGTGTGTGTACATGTAAATCCCCATGGCTGTGATGATGACGAAGAGTGGGAAGAAGAGCTAGATGATGAATTTGAAGATTTAAATCCAGAATTTCTAGTTGGAGATGTAGAGGAATAA
- the miaB gene encoding tRNA (N6-isopentenyl adenosine(37)-C2)-methylthiotransferase MiaB has product MNEQQRKESTQVTPTDKKSEKDYSQYFQAVYMPPSLKEAKKRGKEEVKYDGFSIPEEFRGMGHGKKFYIRTYGCQMNEHDTEVMAGIFMALGYEPTDGVEDANVILLNTCAIRENAENKVFGELGHFKTLKKKRPDLLLGVCGCMSQEESVVNRILKVHPFVDMIFGTHNIHRLPNILNEAYLSKEMVVEVWSKEGDVIENLPKVRKGNIKAWVNIMYGCDKFCTYCIVPYTRGKERSRRPEEIIQEVRHLAAQGYKEVTLLGQNVNAYGKDFEDINYGLGDLMDEISKIDIPRLRFTTSHPRDFDDHLIEVLAKGGNLLDHIHLPVQSGSTDILKIMARKYSREHYLELVRKIKEAMPNASLTTDIIVGFPNETDEQFEETLSLYREVEFDSAYTFIYSPREGTPAAKMQDNVPDEVKKERLQRLNALVNEISAKKLKEYEGKIVNVLVEGESKKNPDVLAGYTEKSKLVNFRAPKSVIGQIIKVKITKAKTWTLDGEMIEEAVEVK; this is encoded by the coding sequence ATGAATGAACAGCAACGTAAGGAAAGTACTCAAGTAACTCCAACGGACAAAAAATCCGAAAAGGACTACAGCCAGTATTTCCAAGCAGTGTATATGCCTCCTTCATTAAAGGAAGCGAAAAAGCGCGGGAAAGAAGAAGTAAAGTATGATGGCTTCTCGATTCCAGAAGAATTTCGAGGAATGGGACATGGTAAGAAGTTTTATATTCGCACATACGGATGTCAAATGAATGAACATGATACTGAGGTAATGGCTGGTATTTTCATGGCACTAGGCTATGAACCAACAGATGGTGTTGAAGATGCGAATGTAATCCTGTTAAACACTTGTGCAATTCGTGAAAACGCAGAAAACAAAGTGTTCGGAGAACTTGGTCACTTTAAAACATTAAAAAAGAAAAGACCGGATTTATTATTAGGGGTTTGTGGTTGTATGTCACAGGAAGAATCTGTTGTAAACCGTATTTTAAAGGTTCATCCGTTTGTTGACATGATTTTTGGTACACATAATATCCACCGTTTGCCTAACATTCTAAATGAAGCATATCTTTCTAAAGAAATGGTTGTAGAAGTATGGTCTAAAGAAGGGGACGTAATAGAAAACCTTCCAAAAGTCCGTAAAGGGAATATTAAGGCATGGGTAAACATTATGTATGGTTGTGATAAATTCTGTACGTACTGTATCGTACCATACACACGAGGTAAAGAGCGTAGCCGTCGTCCTGAAGAAATTATCCAAGAGGTCCGTCATCTAGCTGCACAGGGCTATAAAGAAGTAACCCTTCTTGGGCAAAACGTTAATGCTTACGGTAAGGATTTTGAAGACATTAATTATGGTTTAGGCGATCTAATGGATGAAATTTCTAAAATTGATATTCCTAGACTACGCTTTACTACAAGCCATCCGCGTGATTTTGATGATCACTTAATCGAAGTTTTAGCAAAGGGTGGAAATCTGTTAGATCATATTCACTTACCAGTACAATCTGGAAGCACGGATATTCTGAAAATAATGGCACGTAAATATAGTCGTGAACATTATTTAGAACTAGTTCGTAAAATTAAGGAAGCAATGCCAAATGCATCCCTTACAACGGATATCATTGTAGGCTTCCCAAATGAAACAGATGAGCAATTTGAAGAAACGTTATCTCTATACCGTGAAGTAGAATTTGATAGTGCCTATACGTTTATCTATTCACCTCGTGAAGGTACTCCGGCTGCTAAAATGCAGGATAATGTACCTGATGAAGTTAAAAAGGAACGTCTTCAACGTTTAAATGCTCTTGTAAATGAAATATCTGCAAAGAAATTAAAAGAATACGAAGGCAAGATTGTAAATGTTCTTGTTGAAGGCGAAAGTAAAAAGAACCCTGATGTTTTAGCAGGTTACACGGAAAAAAGTAAGCTAGTAAACTTCAGAGCACCTAAATCTGTTATTGGGCAAATTATAAAGGTGAAAATTACGAAAGCAAAAACATGGACGCTTGATGGAGAAATGATAGAAGAAGCGGTTGAGGTGAAATAA
- a CDS encoding RicAFT regulatory complex protein RicA family protein has translation MTLYTKDDIVAKARELAQMISESNEVDFFKRAEAQINENQKVREMIASIKSLQKQAVNFQHYGKHEALKQVEAKIDKIQNELDEIPIIQEFQESQIEVNDLLQLVSHTISNKVTNEIITSTGGDLLAGETGSKVKNSSGGSCS, from the coding sequence ATGACATTATATACAAAAGACGATATTGTAGCAAAAGCTCGTGAGTTAGCACAAATGATTTCTGAATCAAATGAGGTTGATTTCTTTAAACGTGCTGAGGCACAAATCAACGAAAATCAAAAAGTACGGGAAATGATTGCAAGTATTAAAAGTCTTCAAAAACAAGCTGTTAACTTTCAACATTATGGGAAACATGAAGCATTGAAACAAGTTGAAGCAAAAATTGATAAAATTCAAAATGAATTGGATGAAATTCCAATTATTCAAGAATTCCAAGAATCACAAATAGAAGTAAATGACTTACTTCAATTAGTTTCACATACAATTTCAAACAAAGTTACGAATGAAATTATTACGTCAACAGGTGGAGATCTTTTAGCAGGAGAAACAGGATCTAAAGTTAAAAATTCATCTGGTGGTAGCTGTTCATAA
- a CDS encoding DNA topoisomerase III has protein sequence MKVIIAEKPDQASTLCAQFQRVKRDGYFEVKPNELFPNGAYCTWAIGHLTQLSAPEAYKSEWKKWSLTMLPIIPEKFKYEVTKSKAKQFNIVKQLLKNPAVNEIIHAGDAGREGELIIRNIIHLSGIRKPLKRLWISSLTPASIYEGFRQLLDDEKTKNLYFEAYSRACADWLVGMNASRVYSLLLKEKGINDVFSAGRVQTPTLALIVKREKEIDAFKSEPFWEIVATFQINGKKYQGKWQKDQQTRIMDVELANRMAAFCKDKPAEIKELITERKEYQPPLLFNLSSLQATANKAFKFSPKKTLDIVQSLYQKGIVSYPRSDSAYVTKGEAELFPEILKKLSAFDDFKDLFPLPKPSIINNSRYVNEKKVTDHYAIIPTEQVKDPKRLSADEQKMYDMIVRRLIAAHYESAIFDYSTLTTLVDGRAEFITKGKQQIQEGWRKVIFQADKEKDQLLPNVSKGDSGHVHKVEAKEGKTQPPKRYTEGQLITLMKTAGKYLDNDELEKVLSKVEGLGTEATRAGIITMLKDRKYIDIKKNQVYATDKGKVLIAAIGDHILASPEMTAKWEQRLSEIGEGQASPSLFMEQTKKLSTKIVSDAITVAPNWSFEGLKVDSIQRTSSRYTIGKKVGKCKLCDGDIVDKGEFYGCANYKTIKCTFTISKKILGKKISQTNIQKLLNEGNSNLIKGFKKGEKTFDAKLEWKEGKIQFLFEGSPSKN, from the coding sequence ATGAAGGTAATAATTGCAGAAAAACCCGATCAAGCTTCAACCCTGTGTGCGCAATTTCAGAGAGTGAAAAGAGATGGCTATTTCGAAGTGAAGCCGAATGAACTCTTTCCAAATGGTGCCTATTGTACGTGGGCAATTGGCCATTTAACTCAATTAAGTGCACCTGAAGCTTATAAGTCGGAGTGGAAAAAATGGTCATTAACGATGTTGCCGATCATTCCTGAAAAGTTTAAATATGAAGTTACAAAGTCAAAAGCAAAACAATTTAATATTGTCAAACAACTTTTAAAAAATCCAGCAGTTAATGAAATTATCCACGCTGGAGATGCTGGTCGTGAAGGTGAGCTTATCATACGTAATATCATTCACCTATCAGGTATAAGGAAGCCTTTAAAAAGATTATGGATTTCATCACTAACTCCTGCTTCTATCTATGAAGGATTTCGCCAATTACTTGATGATGAAAAAACGAAAAACCTATATTTTGAAGCTTATTCTCGTGCTTGTGCAGATTGGTTAGTAGGGATGAATGCTTCAAGGGTGTATTCGCTTTTATTAAAAGAAAAAGGGATCAATGACGTTTTTTCAGCTGGTAGAGTTCAAACACCAACACTCGCATTAATCGTTAAAAGAGAAAAGGAAATTGATGCATTTAAGTCTGAGCCATTTTGGGAAATTGTTGCAACGTTCCAAATAAACGGGAAGAAATATCAAGGGAAATGGCAAAAGGATCAACAAACAAGAATAATGGATGTTGAGCTTGCAAACAGAATGGCCGCATTTTGTAAAGATAAACCAGCTGAAATAAAAGAACTAATAACCGAGCGCAAGGAATATCAGCCACCGCTTCTTTTCAACTTGTCATCACTTCAAGCAACAGCAAATAAGGCATTTAAATTTTCACCAAAAAAGACGTTAGACATCGTTCAATCACTCTATCAAAAAGGAATTGTTTCTTATCCTCGTAGTGATTCAGCCTATGTAACAAAAGGGGAAGCAGAGCTGTTTCCTGAAATTTTAAAGAAATTAAGTGCCTTTGATGACTTTAAGGATTTGTTTCCGTTACCAAAGCCTTCGATCATAAATAATTCTCGATACGTAAATGAAAAAAAGGTAACAGATCACTATGCAATCATCCCAACTGAACAGGTAAAGGATCCAAAAAGATTATCTGCTGACGAACAAAAAATGTATGACATGATTGTTAGAAGGTTAATTGCCGCCCACTATGAAAGTGCGATTTTTGATTACTCAACATTAACTACCCTTGTTGATGGCCGTGCAGAATTTATTACCAAGGGAAAACAACAAATTCAAGAAGGCTGGCGCAAAGTCATATTTCAAGCTGACAAAGAAAAAGATCAACTACTCCCTAATGTTTCGAAAGGTGATTCTGGACATGTTCATAAGGTTGAAGCAAAGGAAGGAAAAACTCAGCCGCCAAAGCGATATACGGAAGGTCAGTTAATAACTTTAATGAAAACGGCAGGGAAATATTTAGATAATGATGAATTAGAAAAGGTCTTAAGCAAAGTAGAAGGGTTAGGTACCGAAGCGACGAGAGCAGGTATTATCACAATGCTGAAGGACCGAAAGTACATTGATATTAAAAAGAACCAAGTGTATGCGACAGATAAAGGAAAAGTGCTAATTGCAGCAATTGGTGATCACATTTTAGCTTCACCAGAAATGACAGCAAAATGGGAGCAACGCCTTTCAGAAATAGGTGAAGGACAAGCATCACCATCTTTATTTATGGAACAAACAAAAAAGCTGTCTACAAAAATAGTATCTGACGCAATAACAGTTGCACCTAATTGGAGCTTCGAAGGATTAAAAGTAGACTCAATCCAGCGAACATCTTCCCGATACACAATAGGCAAAAAGGTTGGAAAATGTAAGCTGTGTGATGGTGATATAGTCGATAAAGGTGAATTTTATGGATGTGCAAACTACAAAACAATCAAATGTACCTTCACTATTTCGAAAAAAATATTAGGAAAAAAAATCTCTCAGACTAATATTCAAAAGCTATTAAATGAAGGTAACTCTAACTTAATTAAGGGATTTAAAAAGGGAGAAAAAACGTTTGATGCGAAATTAGAGTGGAAAGAAGGCAAAATTCAATTTCTTTTTGAAGGAAGTCCATCCAAAAACTAG